Proteins encoded in a region of the Prunus persica cultivar Lovell chromosome G4, Prunus_persica_NCBIv2, whole genome shotgun sequence genome:
- the LOC18778320 gene encoding membrane-bound transcription factor site-2 protease homolog isoform X1 has translation MEGRRVRMFNMGRARGQHPQTQTHHSLLPIHSHSNPSSPSRLSTTISCCYCDFKFWAFNQPLFHFGRSHSQILRAWFSIGVGFGLTLLFSISLILIWELGRALNLFHGSFFINLFSRFSSSFSTSIADVACIFIATMVSVSVHELGHALAAASECVQMEYVAVFVAFLFPGALVAFDSESLQPLSCFAALRIYCAGIWHNAVCCAVCGLALLLLPFILFPFYIHGESPMVLGVPSTSPLSGYLSPGDVIVSVDGVPIHNVQEWMEMTALINELALRGRNHSLDVQGFGINRIKGYCVPNSMMEESKQIVIGDNQSSCPDDLTAFTPLPCDHTSILDHNHPSRIEKTHCLNAKNVVKLNKCGEGWAAITNGSNCICSQEESCLSPVQIPGLIWVEITYSRPYYLECLRVRRKSFVGPRISDSMESNCGGTFVFVGDVISMARSVKLTAYQPRWAFPLGTYLPNVLERILICTFQVSLTLALLNSLPVYFLDGESILEATLSHFALLCPRKRRKVLQVCLLWGTLISILAFFRIMLHTL, from the exons ATGGAGGGTAGGCGAGTGAGAATGTTCAATATGGGAAGAGCAAGAGGACAACACCCACAAACTCAGACCCATCACAGTCTTCTACCCATTCACTCCCATTCAAACCCATCATCTCCTTCTCGTCTTTCAACCACCATCTCTTGTTGCTACTGCGATTTCAAGTTCTGGGCTTTCAACCAACCCCTCTTCCATTTCGGGAGAAGCCACTCCCAAATTCTCAGGGCATGGTTCTCCATTGGGGTCGGCTTTGGTCTAACCCTGCTCTTCTCCATTTCTCTCATCCTTATCTGGGAACTCGGCAGAGCTCTCAATCTCTTCCATGGAAGCTTCTTCATTAACTTGTTCTCTAGATTTTCCTCCTCCTTCAGCACCTCAATCGCCGACGTTGCCTGTATCTTCATTGCCACAATGGTTTCAGTTTCTGTTCATGAACTGGGTCATGCTCTCGCTGCTGCAAG TGAGTGCGTGCAAATGGAGTATGTTGCCGTGTTTGTTGCGTTTCTGTTTCCTGGTGCGCTGGTAGCTTTCGATTCTGAGTCTCTGCAACCATTGTCTTGTTTTGCTGCTCTTCGGATTTATTGTGCTGGAATTTGGCACAACGCAGTG TGCTGTGCAGTTTGTGGGCTGGCATTACTTCTCCTGCCCTTCATCTTGTTTCCATTCTACATACATGGTGAAAGTCCCATG GTTTTGGGTGTACCATCTACGTCGCCTTTGTCCGGTTACTTGTCTCCTGGCGATGTAATTGTGTCAGTTGATGGTGTGCCCATCCATAATGTCCAGGAATGGATGGAGATGACAGCTCTGATAAATGAATTGGCACTTAGAGGTAGAAACCATTCCCTAGATGTCCAAGGCTTTGGAATCAATAGAATAAAGGGGTACTGTGTGCCTAACTCTATGATGGAGGAAAGTAAGCAGATTGTTATAGGAGATAACCAGTCTTCTTGTCCTGATGATCTTACTGCATTTACACCTCTTCCCTGTGATCATACAAGCATATTAGATCATAATCATCCAAGCAGAATTGAGAAAACCCACTGCTTGAATGCGAAGAATGTTGTCAAGCTTAATAAATGTGGTGAAGGATGGGCGGCAATAACCAATGGCAGCAACTGCATATGTTCACAG GAGGAGTCCTGCTTAAGTCCAGTTCAAATTCCAGGCTTAATATGGGTTGAGATCACCTATTCAAGGCCCTATTATCTGGAATGCTTGCGAGTTAGAAGAAAATCTTTTGTGGGTCCAAGAATTTCTGATTCCATGGAATCTAACTGCGGTGGGACTTTTGTCTTTGTTGGTGATGTTATCTCCATGGCACGCTCAGTTAAGTTAACTGCATATCAACCTCGCTGGGCATTTCCATTGGGTACATATCTTCCAAATGTACTAGAAAGGATTTTGATATGCACATTCCAAGTCTCTCTAACACTAGCTCTTCTCAACAGTTTGCCg GTGTACTTTCTGGATGGAGAATCAATTTTAGAGGCGACTCTTTCCCACTTCGCTTTGCTGTGCccaaggaagagaaggaaagtTCTTCAAGTTTGCCTTTTATGGGGGACACTCATTTCCATCCTCGCCTTCTTCAGGATCATGTTACATACTTTGTAA
- the LOC18778320 gene encoding membrane-bound transcription factor site-2 protease homolog isoform X2 — MEASSLTCSLDFPPPSAPQSPTLPVSSLPQWFQFLFMNWVMLSLLQGLIESSECVQMEYVAVFVAFLFPGALVAFDSESLQPLSCFAALRIYCAGIWHNAVCCAVCGLALLLLPFILFPFYIHGESPMVLGVPSTSPLSGYLSPGDVIVSVDGVPIHNVQEWMEMTALINELALRGRNHSLDVQGFGINRIKGYCVPNSMMEESKQIVIGDNQSSCPDDLTAFTPLPCDHTSILDHNHPSRIEKTHCLNAKNVVKLNKCGEGWAAITNGSNCICSQEESCLSPVQIPGLIWVEITYSRPYYLECLRVRRKSFVGPRISDSMESNCGGTFVFVGDVISMARSVKLTAYQPRWAFPLGTYLPNVLERILICTFQVSLTLALLNSLPVYFLDGESILEATLSHFALLCPRKRRKVLQVCLLWGTLISILAFFRIMLHTL; from the exons ATGGAAGCTTCTTCATTAACTTGTTCTCTAGATTTTCCTCCTCCTTCAGCACCTCAATCGCCGACGTTGCCTGTATCTTCATTGCCACAATGGTTTCAGTTTCTGTTCATGAACTGGGTCATGCTCTCGCTGCTGCAAG GCTTGATTGAAAGCAGTGAGTGCGTGCAAATGGAGTATGTTGCCGTGTTTGTTGCGTTTCTGTTTCCTGGTGCGCTGGTAGCTTTCGATTCTGAGTCTCTGCAACCATTGTCTTGTTTTGCTGCTCTTCGGATTTATTGTGCTGGAATTTGGCACAACGCAGTG TGCTGTGCAGTTTGTGGGCTGGCATTACTTCTCCTGCCCTTCATCTTGTTTCCATTCTACATACATGGTGAAAGTCCCATG GTTTTGGGTGTACCATCTACGTCGCCTTTGTCCGGTTACTTGTCTCCTGGCGATGTAATTGTGTCAGTTGATGGTGTGCCCATCCATAATGTCCAGGAATGGATGGAGATGACAGCTCTGATAAATGAATTGGCACTTAGAGGTAGAAACCATTCCCTAGATGTCCAAGGCTTTGGAATCAATAGAATAAAGGGGTACTGTGTGCCTAACTCTATGATGGAGGAAAGTAAGCAGATTGTTATAGGAGATAACCAGTCTTCTTGTCCTGATGATCTTACTGCATTTACACCTCTTCCCTGTGATCATACAAGCATATTAGATCATAATCATCCAAGCAGAATTGAGAAAACCCACTGCTTGAATGCGAAGAATGTTGTCAAGCTTAATAAATGTGGTGAAGGATGGGCGGCAATAACCAATGGCAGCAACTGCATATGTTCACAG GAGGAGTCCTGCTTAAGTCCAGTTCAAATTCCAGGCTTAATATGGGTTGAGATCACCTATTCAAGGCCCTATTATCTGGAATGCTTGCGAGTTAGAAGAAAATCTTTTGTGGGTCCAAGAATTTCTGATTCCATGGAATCTAACTGCGGTGGGACTTTTGTCTTTGTTGGTGATGTTATCTCCATGGCACGCTCAGTTAAGTTAACTGCATATCAACCTCGCTGGGCATTTCCATTGGGTACATATCTTCCAAATGTACTAGAAAGGATTTTGATATGCACATTCCAAGTCTCTCTAACACTAGCTCTTCTCAACAGTTTGCCg GTGTACTTTCTGGATGGAGAATCAATTTTAGAGGCGACTCTTTCCCACTTCGCTTTGCTGTGCccaaggaagagaaggaaagtTCTTCAAGTTTGCCTTTTATGGGGGACACTCATTTCCATCCTCGCCTTCTTCAGGATCATGTTACATACTTTGTAA